In a genomic window of Candidatus Avedoeria danica:
- a CDS encoding lamin tail domain-containing protein, which produces MERLRTLGLGIGLSIWLVSTPQGLAARSMRSAQGSIVINEVQANPVASGIETDFEWVELFNPGPVGVALGGWRLSDARAMTVLPEITIAPGGYAVVAGARFAERYPDAPGERVTVPRIGNGLGNSGDGLQLADGAGSVIDALSWGDNTSAFDPPAPAAPGGSSLERVPAGRDSNVAADWVVQATPSPGAPATDASPQATATVAGAPGVPADADVRLNEVLAAPHGIDWDGDGTANGEDEWVEVVNVGTNDLNLRGWLLDDIADGGSAAHRILEDTVVPARGHRVFFKRETGLSLNNGGDSARLVQPDGAPADVIDFGASAPDAGWARDPDGTGGWTDRLNPSPGQTNGDTGVRATPVSPTAGASTSVPGPSATANGSATVAPPVGTAVPGGPAVPSPAATATATLYLPFLISEVMFDPETIGNDAAEEWVEIHNRSTAAAGLGGWAIGDRGAWDPLPAVTVAPGGFAIIGGPGAVAQLPPDFTGPRILVGDGRIGGGLGNMGDVVRLRSPTIGVADAVSYGDNLDAFDPSVPLVGAGLTIERLPSGIDSDSATDWRAQPDPSPGRAGNVHDGPPALTLNELLPAPSEVDWDADGTAAHTDEWVELFNASPYRARLAGWRLQDARASSRGWAYRFGGNDAVEPHGFLVVHRAASGIAFDNGGDTVQLVRPDDTVADSFSWSSTPGYDRSWGRTADGAGGWSSALAVTPGQPNRAMEPGERHAGDLARERRAADRRSDRGAHGSSGPRGSARAPAVPIAQPATMAALRAMRRGTRVVVHGRVTAAPNVLAGRTFYLGDESGGIRIYLAPTDRALKPFGVGEPVSAIGRLADYRGERQVVLARPEDAWWDGVGGPVPPSDIATGNVGEAVEGRLVRLHGRQIGYGATSVTLDDGSGPARVVLLRSAGIERRRWARGRWLTVVGVAAQSAARAPWEGGYRVLPRSAADLTAVTNVVALSNDVVLHRPRPSGPSGALRRYPSDAARRAIPRD; this is translated from the coding sequence ATGGAACGGTTGCGCACGCTCGGGCTTGGGATCGGCCTTTCGATTTGGCTCGTTTCGACACCACAGGGTTTGGCGGCACGTTCGATGCGGTCGGCGCAAGGGTCGATCGTTATCAACGAGGTGCAGGCGAACCCGGTGGCGTCGGGGATCGAGACCGACTTCGAGTGGGTCGAGCTCTTCAACCCGGGGCCGGTAGGGGTCGCGCTGGGGGGCTGGCGCCTGTCGGACGCCCGTGCCATGACCGTGCTGCCTGAGATCACGATCGCGCCCGGCGGCTACGCTGTCGTCGCCGGCGCGCGCTTCGCCGAGCGCTATCCGGACGCGCCGGGGGAGCGGGTCACCGTGCCCCGTATCGGCAATGGTCTGGGCAACAGCGGCGACGGGCTGCAGCTGGCCGACGGCGCCGGGTCGGTGATTGACGCACTCAGCTGGGGAGACAACACCAGCGCGTTCGATCCACCGGCCCCGGCGGCGCCGGGAGGCAGCAGCCTGGAGCGGGTGCCCGCGGGCAGGGACTCCAACGTGGCCGCCGACTGGGTCGTGCAGGCCACACCCTCGCCGGGAGCGCCGGCCACCGACGCGTCGCCGCAAGCGACGGCGACGGTGGCCGGTGCGCCGGGGGTGCCGGCGGATGCGGACGTGCGCCTGAACGAGGTGCTGGCCGCGCCGCACGGCATTGACTGGGACGGCGACGGGACGGCGAACGGAGAGGATGAGTGGGTGGAGGTGGTCAACGTCGGCACCAACGATCTAAACCTGCGTGGGTGGCTGCTCGATGACATCGCCGACGGCGGCTCCGCCGCCCACCGCATCCTCGAGGACACCGTCGTGCCGGCCCGCGGGCACCGTGTCTTCTTCAAGCGCGAAACCGGCTTGTCGCTGAACAACGGCGGCGACAGCGCCCGCCTCGTCCAGCCCGATGGTGCACCGGCCGACGTCATCGACTTCGGCGCCAGCGCTCCGGATGCCGGCTGGGCGCGCGACCCGGACGGAACGGGCGGTTGGACGGATCGGCTCAACCCATCGCCTGGCCAGACCAACGGCGACACCGGCGTCCGGGCCACCCCCGTCTCACCGACGGCCGGCGCGTCGACGAGCGTGCCCGGCCCGAGCGCGACCGCCAACGGCTCTGCGACCGTGGCTCCGCCCGTCGGCACCGCCGTGCCGGGCGGGCCGGCCGTACCGTCGCCCGCCGCGACCGCCACCGCGACGCTCTACCTCCCGTTCCTCATCAGCGAGGTGATGTTCGACCCCGAGACCATCGGCAATGATGCTGCCGAAGAGTGGGTCGAGATCCACAACCGCTCCACGGCCGCAGCCGGCCTCGGAGGATGGGCGATCGGCGATCGCGGCGCTTGGGACCCGCTGCCGGCCGTCACGGTCGCGCCCGGCGGTTTCGCGATCATCGGCGGTCCCGGGGCCGTCGCGCAGCTGCCGCCGGACTTCACCGGACCCCGCATCCTCGTCGGCGACGGGCGGATTGGCGGCGGGCTCGGCAACATGGGCGACGTCGTCCGGCTGAGGTCACCGACGATCGGGGTCGCGGACGCCGTCAGCTACGGCGACAACCTCGACGCGTTCGACCCGTCCGTGCCGCTCGTCGGTGCCGGCCTGACGATCGAGCGCTTGCCGAGCGGCATCGACTCGGACAGCGCGACGGATTGGCGCGCCCAGCCCGATCCGTCCCCCGGCCGGGCCGGCAACGTGCACGACGGGCCGCCCGCACTGACCCTCAACGAGCTTCTCCCCGCGCCGTCCGAAGTCGACTGGGACGCGGACGGGACGGCGGCGCACACCGACGAATGGGTCGAGCTGTTCAACGCCTCCCCGTACCGCGCCCGACTCGCCGGTTGGCGGTTGCAGGACGCCCGAGCGAGCAGCCGCGGCTGGGCGTACCGGTTCGGCGGCAACGACGCCGTCGAACCGCACGGGTTCCTCGTCGTCCACCGGGCGGCTTCCGGCATCGCCTTCGACAACGGTGGCGACACCGTGCAGCTCGTCCGGCCGGACGACACCGTCGCGGACAGCTTCAGCTGGTCGTCGACACCTGGCTATGACCGGTCATGGGGCCGGACGGCGGATGGCGCGGGCGGGTGGTCGTCCGCCTTGGCGGTGACGCCCGGCCAGCCCAACCGCGCGATGGAACCGGGCGAGCGGCATGCCGGCGATCTCGCCCGGGAGCGTCGTGCGGCGGACCGGCGCAGCGACCGGGGCGCGCATGGATCGAGCGGGCCGCGCGGCTCGGCGCGGGCGCCGGCGGTGCCGATTGCGCAGCCGGCGACGATGGCCGCGCTGCGTGCGATGCGCCGCGGGACACGCGTCGTCGTGCACGGCCGCGTGACGGCGGCGCCGAACGTGCTGGCCGGTCGGACGTTCTACCTCGGCGACGAGAGCGGGGGCATACGGATCTACTTGGCGCCCACGGACCGCGCCCTAAAGCCGTTCGGCGTCGGCGAGCCGGTGTCGGCGATCGGCCGCCTGGCGGATTACCGCGGAGAGCGGCAGGTCGTGCTGGCCCGGCCGGAAGACGCATGGTGGGACGGCGTGGGCGGCCCTGTGCCGCCGTCGGACATCGCCACCGGGAACGTCGGCGAGGCCGTCGAGGGGCGGCTTGTACGGCTGCACGGGCGGCAGATCGGCTACGGCGCCACGAGCGTCACGCTGGACGACGGGAGCGGACCGGCGCGGGTCGTCCTGTTGCGCTCGGCCGGCATCGAGCGCCGACGCTGGGCGCGGGGCCGCTGGCTGACGGTCGTCGGCGTCGCGGCGCAGTCCGCGGCGCGGGCGCCGTGGGAGGGTGGCTACCGCGTGCTGCCGCGCAGCGCGGCCGACCTCACGGCGGTGACGAACGTGGTTGCGCTGTCGAACGACGTCGTGCTGCACCGTCCACGACCAAGCGGGCCATCGGGAGCGCTCCGGCGGTATCCGAGTGACGCAGCGCGCCGAGCCATCCCGCGCGACTAG
- a CDS encoding glycosyltransferase, whose product MRVAFVGTYDRAPHGRNAIVIEALRSAGVEVIERHVPLWDGTADKVAAARGSPWQLGRVSRRVFGAWRSLAAVTADLPAVDVVWIGATGLVDLPLARRLADRLEAPLVFDPLVSLGETVRDRGLAKGGWRLPVYERIERRLFALADQVVVDTAAHAAAWATDLGLDAARTLTIPVGAPRIFHDATPAYAPRPGEPLSVVYFGQFIPLHGVEVMLQAADRLRGQAIDFTFVGVGQTQAVAERLAGDLALARVRFVPAWLPPDDLIRAHISGADVCLGVFADRPKTARVVPYKVYAALAAGRAVVTGDTPALREGLVPGEDVIAVPCGDPAALAQALTRLAAAPDERLRLAVAGRATWEQRFSADRLGSVLRAALAETVAVHRAERRGIGPRQRWRAAHLAGLIDGAPPFAGAWDGPPAVLDVGCGDGALALALGGAREHERGDSGFGGAAFGGTVLAFDADLERARAARGRARRSTAAPTHVFVADAAAIPLAADSVQGAVSGEVLEHVADDVAAAREIARVLTGGGALAITVPAGAARFGTADRAAGHRRRYDAAALERLLGDAGLGVERLTGWGFPFGRLYDAFVQRPALAVLRRRAGEPSNLQPGAQSDGQSDGQSGGGLRRKSRASMRAQIAWAVRRLARLRAIDIVWQALFAIDARVAASAGQRGRREARGSGWDAVGRKAR is encoded by the coding sequence TTGCGCGTCGCGTTCGTCGGCACGTACGACCGCGCACCTCACGGTCGCAACGCGATCGTCATCGAGGCGCTGCGATCCGCCGGCGTCGAGGTGATCGAGCGGCACGTACCGCTTTGGGACGGGACGGCCGACAAGGTGGCTGCGGCGCGCGGCAGTCCATGGCAGCTCGGCCGCGTGAGCCGACGCGTGTTCGGAGCGTGGCGGTCGCTGGCGGCCGTGACGGCCGACCTGCCCGCGGTGGACGTCGTCTGGATCGGCGCCACAGGCCTGGTCGATCTCCCGCTGGCGCGCCGGCTGGCCGATCGGCTGGAGGCGCCGCTGGTCTTCGATCCGCTCGTTTCGCTCGGCGAGACGGTGCGCGATCGCGGATTGGCCAAGGGCGGCTGGCGGCTGCCCGTTTACGAGCGCATCGAGCGCAGACTGTTCGCTCTGGCCGATCAGGTCGTGGTCGACACCGCTGCGCACGCCGCCGCCTGGGCGACGGACCTCGGGCTCGATGCGGCACGCACGCTGACGATCCCGGTCGGCGCGCCGCGCATCTTCCACGACGCGACGCCGGCATATGCGCCGCGCCCGGGGGAGCCGCTCTCGGTGGTTTACTTCGGCCAGTTCATCCCGCTGCACGGTGTCGAGGTGATGCTGCAAGCCGCCGACCGGCTGCGCGGCCAGGCGATCGACTTCACGTTCGTCGGCGTCGGCCAGACGCAGGCGGTGGCCGAGCGGTTGGCGGGCGACCTCGCGCTCGCGCGTGTCCGCTTCGTCCCGGCCTGGCTGCCGCCGGACGATTTGATCCGCGCGCACATCAGCGGCGCCGACGTCTGCCTCGGCGTGTTCGCCGATCGGCCGAAGACGGCGCGCGTCGTGCCGTACAAGGTGTATGCGGCGTTGGCAGCCGGCCGCGCGGTGGTCACGGGCGACACTCCAGCGCTGCGCGAAGGCTTGGTGCCGGGTGAGGACGTCATTGCCGTGCCGTGCGGCGATCCCGCGGCCTTGGCGCAGGCGCTGACTCGCCTGGCGGCCGCGCCGGACGAGCGTCTGCGCCTGGCGGTTGCCGGGCGCGCCACATGGGAGCAACGCTTCAGCGCGGACCGCCTCGGCAGCGTGCTCCGCGCGGCGCTGGCCGAGACCGTCGCCGTGCATCGGGCGGAACGGCGAGGCATCGGGCCGCGGCAGCGGTGGCGCGCGGCGCACCTGGCCGGGCTGATCGACGGTGCGCCACCATTCGCCGGCGCGTGGGATGGCCCGCCGGCTGTCCTGGATGTCGGCTGCGGCGACGGGGCGCTCGCATTGGCCCTGGGCGGCGCGCGGGAGCACGAGCGCGGCGACAGCGGGTTCGGGGGAGCGGCGTTCGGCGGGACGGTGCTTGCCTTCGACGCAGATCTCGAGCGCGCGCGCGCGGCGCGCGGCCGTGCCCGGAGGAGCACGGCCGCGCCAACCCACGTCTTCGTCGCCGATGCCGCCGCGATCCCGCTGGCCGCTGACTCCGTGCAGGGCGCGGTCAGTGGCGAGGTGCTCGAGCACGTGGCGGACGACGTCGCGGCGGCGCGCGAGATCGCTCGGGTGTTGACGGGCGGCGGCGCGTTGGCCATCACGGTTCCGGCCGGCGCGGCGCGATTCGGGACGGCAGACCGGGCGGCCGGGCACCGGCGGCGGTACGACGCGGCGGCGTTGGAGCGGCTGCTTGGCGATGCCGGGCTCGGTGTCGAGCGGCTCACCGGGTGGGGATTCCCGTTCGGGCGGCTGTATGATGCCTTCGTCCAGCGACCGGCCCTCGCCGTATTGCGGCGGCGGGCGGGCGAGCCCTCAAATTTGCAGCCGGGCGCGCAGTCGGATGGCCAGTCGGATGGCCAGTCGGGCGGCGGTCTGCGGCGCAAGTCCCGAGCGTCGATGCGGGCACAGATCGCTTGGGCGGTGCGTCGCCTGGCGCGGCTGCGGGCGATCGACATCGTCTGGCAGGCGTTGTTCGCGATCGACGCGCGCGTGGCGGCCAGCGCGGGTCAACGCGGGCGGCGCGAGGCACGGGGGAGCGGGTGGGACGCGGTGGGTCGGAAGGCGCGCTGA
- a CDS encoding phosphoglycerate kinase, with protein sequence MAAGSPQPGAGLPAATSRLPTLDDLDPAGKRVLVRVDFNVPLTKDGAVADDTRIRASLPTIRELLDRGAAVILMSHLGRPKGHDPALRMAPVGAALAALLGQPVRTMAAVTGHEVEETARHLRPGEVMLLENLRFDPGEESDDPRLAQDLAALADAYVNDAFGTAHRAAASVVGVARDLPAYAGRLMARELVALGAVTSDPARPLVIVTGGAKISDKVAVLDHLVPLADAILVGGGMANTFLAARGVPMGDSLVETAALADAARIAAAAGDKLVLPVDLIVADAFSAEANTRVIAVADAARDDVDPDETGSVPAAGVDPGWRALDIGPATVERFRGALLGARTVVWNGPMGVFELAPFAAGTFAVARILADLPDAHTVVGGGDSAAAVHAAGLTDRIGWVSTGGGATLEFLEGRTLPAVAALLGQ encoded by the coding sequence ATGGCCGCCGGGTCCCCGCAACCGGGCGCCGGTCTCCCGGCCGCGACCTCCCGGCTGCCGACCCTCGACGACCTCGACCCGGCCGGCAAGCGCGTCCTCGTCCGCGTCGACTTCAACGTGCCGCTCACCAAGGACGGCGCCGTCGCCGACGACACGCGCATCCGCGCCAGCCTGCCCACGATCCGCGAGCTGCTCGACCGCGGCGCAGCCGTCATCCTCATGAGCCACCTCGGCCGGCCGAAGGGCCACGACCCGGCGCTCCGCATGGCCCCGGTCGGCGCCGCCCTTGCCGCTCTCCTCGGGCAGCCCGTGCGAACGATGGCCGCGGTCACCGGCCACGAGGTCGAGGAGACCGCGCGCCACCTCAGGCCCGGCGAGGTGATGCTCCTCGAGAACCTGCGCTTCGATCCGGGCGAGGAGTCGGACGATCCGCGCCTCGCCCAGGATCTGGCGGCGCTGGCGGACGCATACGTCAACGACGCCTTCGGCACTGCCCACCGCGCCGCCGCCTCGGTCGTCGGCGTCGCCCGCGACCTGCCGGCGTACGCCGGACGGCTGATGGCCCGCGAGCTCGTGGCGCTCGGCGCCGTCACGTCCGACCCGGCGCGACCGCTCGTCATCGTCACCGGCGGGGCCAAGATCTCGGACAAGGTCGCCGTCCTCGACCACCTCGTCCCGCTGGCCGATGCGATCCTCGTCGGCGGCGGGATGGCGAACACGTTCCTGGCAGCACGCGGCGTCCCGATGGGCGACTCGCTCGTCGAGACCGCGGCGTTGGCCGACGCCGCTCGCATCGCCGCCGCGGCCGGCGACAAGCTCGTCCTGCCGGTCGACTTGATCGTCGCGGACGCCTTCAGCGCGGAGGCGAACACCCGCGTCATCGCGGTCGCCGACGCCGCGCGCGACGACGTCGATCCCGACGAGACCGGCAGCGTCCCTGCCGCCGGCGTCGACCCCGGCTGGCGGGCGCTCGACATCGGCCCGGCGACCGTCGAGCGCTTCCGGGGTGCGCTCCTCGGAGCGCGCACCGTCGTCTGGAACGGGCCGATGGGTGTCTTCGAACTCGCCCCGTTCGCCGCAGGCACGTTCGCCGTCGCCCGCATCCTGGCCGACCTGCCCGACGCGCACACCGTCGTCGGCGGCGGCGACTCGGCGGCGGCGGTGCATGCTGCGGGGCTGACGGACCGGATCGGCTGGGTGAGCACGGGCGGCGGCGCGACGCTGGAGTTCCTCGAGGGGCGGACGCTGCCGGCGGTGGCGGCGTTGCTCGGGCAGTAG
- a CDS encoding NAD(P)-dependent oxidoreductase: MGAPMAGHLLDAGADLTVHTRTPQRAKPLLDAGARWVSSPAEAARDAAFVVTIVGFPEDVEAVYFGQRGTAAAPVGTGILSAAAPGTVLIDMTTSRPALARDIHAAAAARSLASLDAPVSGGDVGARAATLSIMVGGDAGAFERARPILAVMGRLVVHQGAAGSGQLTKLCNQIAIAGTMFGALEALLFARRMGLDPTTVLTSIGAGAAASWTLLNLYPRAERGDFAPGFAARHFLKDLRIALDEANDAALDLPGLALAERLYGRMVEDEGRGDFGTHGLLLTLMRS, from the coding sequence ATGGGCGCGCCGATGGCCGGCCACCTCCTCGACGCCGGCGCCGACCTGACCGTCCACACCCGCACCCCGCAGCGGGCCAAACCGCTCCTCGACGCCGGCGCGCGGTGGGTGTCCTCACCCGCCGAGGCCGCGCGCGACGCCGCATTCGTCGTGACGATCGTCGGCTTTCCCGAGGACGTCGAGGCCGTCTACTTCGGCCAACGAGGGACCGCGGCTGCGCCAGTGGGCACCGGCATCCTATCTGCCGCTGCGCCCGGCACCGTGCTCATCGACATGACGACGAGCCGTCCGGCACTCGCCCGCGACATCCACGCGGCCGCCGCCGCGCGCAGCCTCGCGTCGCTCGATGCGCCGGTCAGCGGCGGCGACGTCGGCGCGCGCGCCGCCACGCTGTCCATCATGGTCGGCGGCGACGCCGGCGCGTTCGAGCGTGCCCGCCCGATCCTGGCGGTCATGGGTCGCCTGGTGGTCCATCAAGGGGCCGCCGGATCCGGCCAGCTGACCAAGCTCTGCAACCAGATCGCGATCGCCGGAACGATGTTCGGTGCGCTGGAGGCGCTCCTGTTCGCGCGACGGATGGGGCTCGACCCGACGACCGTGTTGACGTCGATCGGGGCCGGCGCGGCGGCCAGCTGGACGTTGCTCAACCTCTACCCGCGCGCCGAGCGGGGCGACTTTGCGCCGGGCTTCGCCGCCCGCCACTTCCTCAAGGACCTCCGCATCGCCCTCGACGAAGCGAACGACGCAGCGCTCGACCTGCCCGGCCTGGCGCTCGCCGAACGGCTGTACGGTCGCATGGTCGAGGACGAAGGCCGCGGCGACTTCGGGACGCACGGACTCCTGCTCACCCTCATGCGGTCGTGA
- a CDS encoding type I glyceraldehyde-3-phosphate dehydrogenase: MRTRIAINGFGRIGRQLVKAIHERYWDALEITVAGITDPHITEHRAMLLKHDSVYGVFDADIQAVVEGRTNAIRVDDQTFDVVGRNPYGPVPEWKRWDVDLVIEATGYFKTREQNRLHLLAGGKRILITQPAKKPDITIVRGVNEAAFDPEAHKIISNASCTTNALAPVAKVIYERFGIQHALVSTIHAYTSSQVLLDHAGKDPRRSRGAALNIVPTTTGAAKAVGEVIPALAGRFHGSALRVPTPTVSLADFTALVDRRPSGIDEVNAALREAAAGEQRDVIGVVDVPLVSIDFTGDPRSSIVDAPATLIQGDLVKTVLWYDNEWGYSCRVADMAFYITQRARGRSHDDVRADMIARAPRAALAMTTEVVA; encoded by the coding sequence ATGCGCACCCGGATCGCCATCAACGGCTTCGGGCGGATCGGTCGACAGCTCGTGAAGGCGATTCACGAGCGCTACTGGGATGCCCTCGAGATCACGGTGGCGGGCATCACGGACCCGCACATCACCGAGCATCGGGCGATGCTGCTCAAGCACGACAGCGTGTACGGGGTTTTCGACGCCGACATCCAAGCGGTCGTCGAGGGCCGGACGAACGCGATCCGCGTCGACGACCAGACGTTCGACGTCGTCGGCCGCAACCCGTACGGCCCGGTGCCGGAGTGGAAGCGCTGGGACGTCGATCTCGTCATCGAGGCAACCGGCTACTTCAAGACGCGCGAGCAGAACCGCCTCCACCTCCTGGCCGGCGGCAAGCGGATCCTGATCACGCAGCCGGCCAAGAAGCCGGACATCACGATCGTCCGCGGCGTGAACGAGGCGGCGTTCGACCCCGAGGCCCACAAGATCATCTCCAACGCCAGCTGCACGACGAACGCCCTCGCCCCCGTGGCCAAGGTGATCTACGAGCGCTTCGGTATCCAGCACGCCCTCGTCTCGACGATCCACGCCTACACCTCGTCGCAGGTCCTCCTGGACCACGCCGGCAAGGACCCCCGCCGCAGCCGCGGCGCCGCGCTGAACATCGTTCCGACGACGACCGGCGCCGCCAAGGCCGTCGGCGAGGTGATCCCGGCGCTGGCCGGGCGCTTCCACGGCTCGGCGCTGCGCGTACCGACTCCGACTGTCAGCCTGGCCGACTTCACCGCCCTCGTGGACCGCCGGCCAAGCGGCATCGACGAAGTGAACGCCGCGCTCCGCGAGGCGGCGGCCGGCGAACAGCGCGACGTCATCGGCGTCGTCGACGTGCCGCTCGTCAGCATCGACTTCACCGGCGACCCGCGCTCGAGCATCGTCGACGCCCCGGCGACGCTCATCCAGGGCGATCTCGTCAAGACCGTCCTGTGGTACGACAACGAGTGGGGCTACAGCTGCCGCGTCGCCGACATGGCGTTCTACATCACGCAGCGCGCTCGTGGCCGCTCGCACGACGACGTCCGTGCCGACATGATCGCGCGCGCCCCGCGTGCGGCGCTGGCGATGACGACGGAGGTGGTCGCATGA
- a CDS encoding type I glyceraldehyde-3-phosphate dehydrogenase: protein MTRKARVAIYGFGRTGRQAFKAIWERHRDRIEVAAIGLANPDDASAAAHLLQYDSNYGRFGPHVSVHDHTLHVDDVRVPFVSAERLADLPWRAHGIDIVIEATGQYEAGAEARGHVEAGAAHVVITAPSDDADCTLIYGVNEDHFDPAAHATVSSGSDTTNALAPVLMVLDASFPLKNAMLTAVRAYTNAQKLVDSTDQDLRRARSAPTSIVPTTTRAPKAIAHVLPGMAGKISGYAVRVPVPTVSFLEVTAQFEAPVSVDALNDAFRAAARGPLGRVLAVSDAPLVSTDFRGNPNSAIIDAPFTMAIGPLAKISAWYDNEYGYSNRVADVVAYIAARTIGTPRNGSGA from the coding sequence ATGACCCGCAAGGCACGCGTTGCGATCTACGGCTTCGGCCGCACTGGCCGCCAGGCGTTCAAGGCGATCTGGGAGCGCCACCGCGATCGCATAGAGGTAGCGGCGATCGGCCTCGCCAACCCCGACGACGCCAGCGCGGCGGCGCACCTCCTGCAGTACGACTCGAACTACGGCCGCTTCGGCCCGCATGTCAGCGTCCACGACCACACGCTCCACGTCGACGACGTGCGCGTGCCGTTCGTCAGCGCCGAGCGGCTGGCCGACCTGCCGTGGCGGGCGCACGGGATCGACATCGTCATCGAGGCGACGGGTCAGTACGAGGCCGGCGCCGAGGCCCGCGGCCACGTCGAGGCCGGCGCGGCGCACGTCGTGATCACCGCCCCGAGCGATGACGCCGACTGCACCCTCATCTACGGCGTCAACGAAGACCACTTCGACCCGGCCGCCCATGCCACGGTCTCGTCGGGCTCCGACACGACGAACGCGCTCGCGCCGGTCCTCATGGTCCTCGACGCGTCGTTCCCCCTGAAGAACGCGATGCTGACCGCGGTCCGCGCTTACACGAACGCCCAGAAGCTCGTCGACTCGACGGACCAGGACCTCCGCCGCGCCCGCTCGGCCCCCACCAGCATTGTCCCGACGACGACGCGCGCCCCCAAGGCCATCGCGCACGTGCTGCCGGGCATGGCCGGCAAGATCAGCGGATATGCCGTTCGCGTCCCGGTGCCGACGGTGTCGTTCCTGGAGGTGACCGCGCAGTTCGAGGCGCCGGTGAGCGTCGATGCGTTGAACGACGCCTTCCGCGCCGCCGCCCGCGGCCCGCTCGGCCGCGTCCTGGCCGTCTCCGACGCCCCGCTCGTCTCGACGGACTTCCGCGGCAACCCGAACTCGGCCATCATCGACGCGCCGTTCACGATGGCGATCGGCCCACTGGCCAAGATCAGCGCCTGGTACGACAACGAGTACGGCTACTCGAACCGCGTCGCCGACGTCGTCGCCTACATCGCGGCGCGCACGATCGGCACGCCGCGCAACGGCTCGGGCGCGTGA
- a CDS encoding glycosyltransferase family 2 protein — protein MTDVRPDDGTAMDLTIIFPAYNEEAALGDDLDDTQRAMSATRYAYEIFVVDDGSRDRTAEIARARPWVTLIQHPYNRGNGAARTTGVRQAHGRIVAFSDADRTYPVDQIPTMMAMIDAGADMVIGARRVEAGTMKLLRTPAKWFIRKLAEFMTGTRIPDLNSGLRLQRRDLTMRYLPILPTTHSWVSTITIAFLSASYTVQWLPIDYFPRVGRSTFHPLRDTYNYLMLCVRTVMYFNPLKIFLPLGLALLLGGTGKYVFYDIIWRFNPEWGLPPMPGTTLALIVTGLQVMVIGLLADLIVRRTSL, from the coding sequence ATGACGGACGTTCGGCCGGACGACGGCACAGCGATGGATCTGACGATCATCTTCCCCGCCTACAACGAGGAGGCGGCCCTCGGCGACGACCTCGACGACACGCAGCGCGCGATGTCGGCCACGCGCTACGCCTACGAGATCTTCGTCGTCGACGACGGGTCGCGGGACCGCACGGCCGAGATCGCGCGCGCGCGGCCGTGGGTGACGTTGATCCAGCACCCGTACAACCGTGGCAACGGCGCGGCGCGCACGACCGGGGTGCGGCAGGCGCACGGGCGGATCGTCGCGTTCTCGGACGCCGACCGGACGTACCCTGTCGACCAGATTCCGACCATGATGGCGATGATCGACGCCGGCGCCGACATGGTCATCGGCGCGCGCCGGGTCGAGGCGGGCACGATGAAGCTGCTCCGGACGCCGGCCAAGTGGTTCATCCGCAAGCTGGCCGAGTTCATGACGGGCACGCGCATCCCCGACCTCAACTCGGGCCTGCGCTTGCAGCGCCGCGACCTGACGATGCGCTATCTGCCGATCCTGCCGACGACGCACTCGTGGGTGAGCACGATCACGATCGCTTTCCTTTCCGCTTCCTACACCGTGCAATGGCTGCCCATCGACTACTTTCCGCGCGTCGGGCGATCGACGTTCCATCCGCTGCGCGACACATACAACTACCTCATGCTGTGCGTGCGAACCGTGATGTACTTCAACCCGCTGAAGATCTTCCTGCCCCTTGGGCTGGCGCTCCTGCTCGGCGGTACGGGCAAGTACGTCTTCTACGACATCATCTGGCGCTTCAATCCGGAGTGGGGCCTGCCGCCGATGCCCGGTACGACGCTGGCGCTCATCGTGACCGGCTTGCAGGTGATGGTCATCGGTCTCTTGGCCGACCTGATCGTGCGGCGCACGTCGCTTTGA